GAGGCAAAAGAAGTTGTACAGAGCGTGGTCAACGGTGCAAGTTGTCGTCAGAATTGACGCCTGCACCAGACAGCTGTGGAagactctttcaacagagaGGAGAAACACGGAAGCACACGGTCCTGAGGTTCATTGCTTATCTTGTCATACTGTTTCAAAATCCTACTACGGTGTCTCAAATCTATTATTATCAAACCACCCATAAATAACTCAAAACAGAAATGCATCCACATTGAGTCATCTCCCTCATCTCGTTTGAGAAATACCTTATCTAAATCCGAACCCTGGAATTCAAAACACCAAAACAACTTCTCATTGGACAGCTGGACCTTGCTTCCTTGCTCGGCCGCACTTCGTAATTCATATTGTATTGTTTGACATGAGACACGCCACAACTTCTCGTATAGAACATTCTAGCTTTTCTTACCCCTTTCGGCTTAGAAAATAATCGGTAGTGTACTACCCGTCTCGTATTCCATTACTAATAGTGAAGATGGAACAAGGAGTTACCATCCAAACTTAACAAGCTACCAAGTGTGGGCAAccaactttcttctctacTCTTTCTTTATTTACTTGCAAGAGCTCAAGCACACGCTCAATAGAGAAACAGCCTACTACCAAACCGATTTATTGCTTACTTTTCATCCACTACAAACTACATCAACCATGACATTTCAAGTAGCCTTACCGAAACTTAGACGAACTCTCACAGACATAATGGAGGATGAGCTGTATCATGTACCGGATCTTCCAGCGACCGCTGATGCTGATATGACCGAACCATCTATGTACGCAAGCAACACGAATATTGATACAGAAATGAACCTGTACCAGGATTATTCCCGAGCCCTCAACAGAATAAGCAGCGGATCAAACAGCCCTGTCGTTTCCCATTCTGGCGCATACTGGTCAAATACTAACTCCATAAATGGGAGCCAGGAGTTCCTAACGATACCGGATACCATGGATGAAGATAAAGATCAAGATATGACAGGCATGATGGGTTTGCAACAGAATGATCCGGCTCAACCCCctttggaagaagacaaTGGtgaggatgaagacgacgaatttgatgatgacgagGTAATTTATGATTATGACTACGAGGTCAAACCATTCACCGCATATGCCGATCGTAATGCTCTTAGTTATGGATATGAAccatttcaaaaagttgaggATTATAACAAGAATTACATGCTCAGTTCTTTTAAGGGATTCCCTGAGAAAGCTGATCCACAACTTAGCTTTCCCGATGACGAAATTTTAGGGCGTAATCCgtttgattttgaaatgaATGACACATCCTCCAAACTCTACATTTATCCcgaggaagaagacaaGGCCGAGATCAATCATTTCGACCTCAAGAAAGAGTTCCTTGAGGAAGATATTTCTGAGGATGAGAACGATGATACCAACAGAACTAacaacattgaaaacaataCAACAAGCATGATTAACATCAACCCTGGGTTGGCAGAAGCTGGCAATTCTGTAATTCCCCCACAATTACTCCGAAGTTCCCCAGTCATTTCCCCCATCTCCAACCAAGCCCAGGAGGCTACCGGTACAAACTCCGTAAGATCCAATGTTTCTGAGAACAACACCCCCAAGCAGcaagaaatcaagttcaagattCCATCGTCTCCTTCCGGGGAAGAAGACGTCCACCAGTGTCAACTTGTAAATCCTACCACCGGTCAGAAATGTTTCAAGCAGTTTTCTAGACCCTATGATTTAATCAGACATCAAGAAACCATCCATGCGGAACGCAAGAAGATTTTTCGATGTATTCTGTGTGAAACGGATGCTTTAAGACATGAGAATAGAGTTCCCGCCTACTACGATGGGTGCAAGTTCGTTAGTGTTCCTACGGAATCAGGGGAATTGGCCCGGGTCGTTCTTCCAGATCAACCCCCTCGTATCTCCAAGAAGACTTTTAGCCGTGGAGATGCTCTTTCTCGACATGTTCGTGTAAAGCATGGACTTACCGGTACATCTGCAACTGATGCTATAAGATATGCAAAAGATCATGTAGAATACCTTTAGACTATATATCACTAAATTGAATTTGGGATTTATTCTTCCCTTCAGTatattcttgatcaaactTGTGTTTGATTTGGTGCGCAACCTTCGAAATCTGTGTTACCTGCCACCGCCTCTATCGCGCCACGTATTGAGGCTCATTCCATTCAACTACAACAACCATGGATTCATTCTCTGACAGCGGTGGTAAGTTCATTtaacttttcaatgacaGGATAGCACTGTTTACCGTTGTTTTCAACTGTATTTGACTAACATCGTCCTTTTTTAGAGCTCTATCAAATTAGACAGCAGTTTTTCACTGGTCAATACGTCAATGTCATCGAATCAGACTTGTTATCCTTTTCGGAGACAAACAGAGAGAAAGCTCTAGAGTACATTGTAAGAGCTTACATCGGACTTGGGAAATACCAGAAAGCCCGTGATTTGTCACTGGATTCGGAATCCtctcaactttttcaagacttTGTTGACTTTCTGGAATTAGGTGCTGATTCTGAGAACGCTGGGATAGAAGCTGTTATACAAAGCCCTCCACATTCAGAGCTGAGTCTGGTTCTTGGAGGAATATATCTGGCTAAGTTGGGGCGTGTTGAGGAAAGTCTGGCACTGCTTCACTTGCATCAAAATTCGTTAGAGTGTGTTTCCCTAATAGTCCAGTTATACTTGATTACCAATCGGGTTAAAAAGGCTCAAcaagaactggaaatcTCATCGAGATGGGCTCAAGATAGCATTGTACACAATTTGGCAGAAAGTTGGGTCAACCTCACACTTGGGGGATCTCTATACCAGTCCAGCttttacttttttgaagagatctCTCAACAACACACGTCTATTGAAACTTTACTAGGACTGTTGGTTGTTAGTTTACAATTACACcatgttgaagaatctgCCGATATCGTTACCCAATTGTATGAAGTGGCCCAGTTACACGGAATACAACTGGATCCAAGCGTGTACGCCAATGAAATTACGATAGGAATCCTCAAGGGAGATACTTCGaagcaagaagaattgagaGAAAAGATTAAGCAATCCAACCCCAACCACCCATATCTCTTAGATTATGAGGCTAGGGTTGAACAATTTGATGCTATTGTGGCCAGATATCATGAATAGAATAAATAATTTTTGTTTCGAGAGTATAGTGAACACTATTTAACTTCATActccttcttttccctaaagaaagaaaaaaagtcTCTGATAATATCGAGAGTCACTGGTATATCAGCATTTTTAAGTTCCTTCTTGACCCTATCCATAGCTGTTCGAATATCTGAATCGGCAACCAGCAGCAATTGTTGTTGCATGGAAAGGTCCGGCCCGCCGAGAATACCCTTTTCGGCCAATACTAGTGAGGTTTCAT
This is a stretch of genomic DNA from Komagataella phaffii GS115 chromosome 3, complete sequence. It encodes these proteins:
- a CDS encoding Epsilon-COP subunit of the coatomer — protein: MDSFSDSGELYQIRQQFFTGQYVNVIESDLLSFSETNREKALEYIVRAYIGLGKYQKARDLSLDSESSQLFQDFVDFLELGADSENAGIEAVIQSPPHSELSLVLGGIYLAKLGRVEESLALLHLHQNSLECVSLIVQLYLITNRVKKAQQELEISSRWAQDSIVHNLAESWVNLTLGGSLYQSSFYFFEEISQQHTSIETLLGLLVVSLQLHHVEESADIVTQLYEVAQLHGIQLDPSVYANEITIGILKGDTSKQEELREKIKQSNPNHPYLLDYEARVEQFDAIVARYHE